In Plasmodium gaboni strain SY75 chromosome 11, whole genome shotgun sequence, the following proteins share a genomic window:
- a CDS encoding hypothetical protein (conserved Plasmodium protein, unknown function), giving the protein MNWKKALSLAGGAAAVVALTYMLMKDEDNHDDNDDENDKKKKKDNKLSKDSNRIIKGDSMTREDLLQLLNEMLKLQSDMKNIVKDLIVVAKNNDYDFMAVYNVAKTYNTIDPLGKYQIEMPEFDKVVESYHFDPEVKETVSKLMSSQENYYSNMSETATLSVDKIIEIHHFMLNELYKIDPEFKKIPNKNELDPKLIALVIQSIVSAKVEEEFNLTSEDVEASIANQQYALTSNMEFARVNIQMQTIMNKFMGDHFKFMCDKEGAY; this is encoded by the exons ATGAACTGGAAAAAAGCATTAAGTTTAGCAg GTGGAGCAGCAGCAGTTGTTGCTTTAACATATATGTTAATGAAGGACGAAGATAATcatgatgataatgatgatgaaaatgacaaaaaaaaaaaaaaagacaaTAAACTATCAAAAGATTCAAATAGAATTATAAAAGGAGATTCg aTGACACGAGAAGATTTACTTcaattattaaatgaaatgCTAAAGTTACAATCagatatgaaaaatattgttAAAGATCTTATAGTAGTTGCCaaaaataatgattatGA ttTTATGGCTGTTTACAATGTTGCAAAAACTTACAATACAATAGATCCATTAGGAAAATATCAAATCGAAATGCCAGAATTTGATAAAGTCGTTGAAAGTTATCACTTCGATCCAG AGGTTAAAGAGACTGTCTCAAAACTAATGTCATCTCAAGAAAA cTATTATTCCAACATGAGTGAAACAGCAACATTGAGTGTTGATAAAATTATTGAAATACATCATTTTATGTTAAAcgaattatataaaatagatcctgaatttaaaaaaataccAAATAAGAATGAATTAGACCCCAAATTAATAGCACTAG tCATTCAATCAATCGTAAGTGCAAAAGTAGAAGAAGAATTCAACTTAACATCAGAAGATGTGGAAGCATCCATAGCTAACCAACAATATGCATTAACTTCG aatATGGAATTTGCTCGTGTCAATATACAAATGCAAACtattatgaataaattTATGGG ggatcattttaaatttatGTGCGACAAAGAAGGAGCATATtag
- a CDS encoding putative membrane protein (conserved Plasmodium membrane protein, unknown function), with product MKLNINKITFILGIVSSLLLFVTAVMFNDIDFILGSHIFVGFLFTIYTIFTFLIPNTKNSRDFLLSYAVSTACIFIISLMFYIVVTKYNIVGNCRVGTNKCFPYILGTSFGFGSSALFLFTSILSFKLAHVW from the coding sequence atgaaattaaatattaataaaatcaCGTTTATTCTTGGAATAGTTTCATCTCTTTTACTATTTGTTACAGCAGTAATGTTTAATGATATAGATTTTATATTAGGTTCCCATATTTTTGTAGgttttttatttactaTATATACCATATTTACTTTTTTAATACCTAATACAAAGAATTCAAGAGATTTTCTTTTGTCTTATGCTGTAAGTACCGcatgtatttttataatatccttaatgttttatattgttgtaacgaaatataatatagtaGGAAATTGTCGTGTGGGGACCAATAAATGTTTTCCATATATTCTAGGAACTAGCTTTGGATTTGGTTCTTCAgctttatttttatttacatcAATTTTGTCCTTTAAATTAGCACATGTATGGTAA
- a CDS encoding RuvB-like helicase 2: MQINISNITNSSENKKERVNIHSHIKGLGVNTNIYLHENEINLSDEKYSMFFDNSCGLVGQFKAREASLFLVDLIKQKKLAGKCILLAGPSGSGKSALAIGISREINRKMPFVFLSGSEVYSNEIKKTEVILEAFRKSIHIKIKEEKLVYEGEVVDMVVEENECLYSLNKAKQINAIIITLKTVKGSKTLRLAPKIHEQIAREKIKIGDVIYIETNTGHVKRLGRCNDYAKEYDIEFDEYVSLPKGEVHKKKEVVQQISLHDIDLANANPTVGEDLASVLNSYLRPKKTEITEKLRVEINKTVNKFLESGLAEIIPGVLYIDEAHMLDIECFSYLNRAIESPLAPIVIMATNRGICTVKGTDNIEPHGIPVDLLDRLIIIKTFPYTLKEIIQILALRAQTEKINITEEGMNYLAKIGIQSSLRFAMLLLEPSRIIASLEGNTLIDIKHIEQADELFMDAKTSAHRVVDQSNKFVN, translated from the coding sequence atgcaaataaatatttcaaatataaCGAATTCGAgtgaaaataaaaaggagAGAGTAAACATACACAGTCATATAAAAGGTCTAGGTgttaatacaaatatatatcttcatGAGAATGAGATAAATTTAAGTGATGAGAAATATTCGATGTTTTTTGATAACAGTTGTGGATTAGTAGGTCAATTTAAAGCAAGAGAAGCTTCATTATTTCTAGTAgatttaataaaacaaaaaaaattagcTGGCAAATGTATTCTATTAGCAGGTCCTAGTGGAAGTGGTAAAAGTGCTTTAGCAATTGGTATCAGCAGAGAAATAAATAGAAAGATGCcatttgtttttttatctGGATCAGAAGTATATAGTAATGAAATCAAAAAGACTGAAGTTATTTTAGAAGCGTTTAGAAAAagtatacatataaaaattaaagaagaaaaattagTTTATGAAGGTGAAGTTGTTGATATGGTTGttgaagaaaatgaatGTTTATATTCATTGAATAAAGCTAAACAAATTAATGCAATCATTATAACATTAAAAACTGTTAAGGGTTCGAAAACATTAAGATTAGCACCTAAAATACATGAACAAATAGCTagagaaaaaattaaaattggtgatgttatttatatagaaaCAAATACTGGACATGTCAAAAGATTAGGGAGATGTAATGATTATGCCAAAGAATATGATATAGAATTTGATGAATATGTTTCATTACCTAAGGGAGAAgttcataaaaaaaaagaagtAGTTCAACAAATATCTTTACATGATATAGATCTAGCTAATGCAAACCCAACCGTTGGTGAAGATCTAGCATCTGTATTAAATTCGTATCTAAGACCTAAGAAAACAGAAATTACTGAGAAATTAAGAGtagaaattaataaaactgttaataaatttttagAATCGGGACTAGCCGAAATTATTCCTGgtgtattatatattgatgAAGCTCATATGTTAGATATAGAATGTTTTTCATATCTTAATAGAGCAATCGAATCACCATTAGCACCTATTGTTATTATGGCAACAAACAGAGGTATATGCACAGTTAAAGGTACTGATAATATAGAACCTCATGGTATACCTGTAGATTTATTAGATAGacttattattattaaaacatTTCCATATACATTAAAAGAAATCATACAAATATTAGCTCTTAGGGCTCAAAcagaaaaaattaatattactGAAGAAGGTATGAATTATCTAGCCAAAATTGGAATACAATCATCTCTACGATTTGCCATGTTATTATTAGAACCTTCAAGAATTATAGCTAGCTTAGAAGGAAACACACTTATTgatataaaacatatagAACAGGCCGATGAATTATTTATGGATGCAAAAACGTCTGCTCACCGTGTAGTAGATCAGTCCAATAAATTTGTTAACTGA
- a CDS encoding putative apicoplast ribosomal protein S15 precursor produces MKNIKSCVTCLLFLYIQIWSNYLFCYGYNINKNFGVYPFTLIRKKNVPLEKIKRQIIKVQNEGKENIFSEDGNTSTVKEDKTKQTNAHSDIKNKIEKEKIEINEILKKSENILLERSFSFHKDDITIKPELLKELITQKYRKIFQRHDKDCGSSEIQIIILTFKIFFLTEHMKKNKKDFACLRGLFKCVSKRRRLLVYLGRKDREMFEKITSYFNIKKPLLPRTPEYYNKDLKYIHFNNTKRFKNNAEKKKKDKLKKKKVQTDKILFGN; encoded by the exons atgaaaaacaTAAAATCATGTGTAACTTGTTTGctatttctttatatacaaatatggtctaattatttattttgttatggatataatataa ATAAAAATTTTGGGGTGTATCCTTTTACTcttataagaaaaaaaaacgTTCCTCTAGAGAAAATCAAAAGACAAATTATAAAAGTTCAAAATGAAGggaaagaaaatattttttcagAAGATGGAAATACAAGTACAGTCAAGGAGGacaaaacaaaacaaaCAAATGCGCATAgtgatataaaaaataaaatagagaaggaaaaaatagaaattaacgaaattttaaaaaagagTGAAAATATACTTTTAGAAAGGTCTTTCTCATTCCACAAGGACGACATAACAATCAAGCCG gaACTACTAAAAGAGTTGATAACACAAAAgtatagaaaaatatttcaaagACACGATAAAGATTGTGGGAGTAGCGAAATTcaaattatcattttgacgtttaaaattttcttcCTCACAGAacatatgaaaaaaaataaaaag GATTTCGCTTGCTTGAGAGGATTATTCAAATGTGTTAGCAAACGTAGAAGACTATTAGTTTACTTAGGAAGAAAAGATAGAGAAATGTTTGAAAAGATTACTAgttattttaatattaaaaaacCGTTACTTCCTAGAACTCCagaatattataacaaggatttaaaatatattcattttaataatacaaaaagatttaaaaataatgctgaaaaaaagaaaaaggaCAAACtcaaaaagaaaaaagtGCAAACAgataaaattttatttggaaattaa
- a CDS encoding hypothetical protein (conserved Plasmodium protein, unknown function) — translation MFCSFLFLFFTFIVIHNKDISIVYSKVNLNKNIYHPKKDLYFHIYSVVDNNNVNLKNKNEYNSKIKDRIKIYEQVHNNKCKKIYFLPLIYSNSNNKDVYIEEQKDKNSDNNNNNNNKKDDINYNEKKKIINDTPTQNIKNGKDKHMTNDTNDNDKNYSNNFEYIENNLLKLKNNLEVFSSYINNSDVIIVPLNYHDILNKHLIDIIPFNNIINSLDFLFLINKNYYNKSNININININNNNNNNIHNNNIHNNNIHNSNSSCSNNFCPPYNNIYNIIFFIYNYNDHDQDKHLNDSSYNSSFFSNKKNNIISKEKSQIVHVIQKFIKDHYNLKDQNIHEKYLNVNFLFTNDNILDINKIDKDIDENKMLYYQKKNNILDKQTNYINTTNTTNKQENQNLIKYEHKNNDTFFKKYKPDTIKNLTNENYFIYNFLSSYKLDILKEYIYIAKDINIPNNNILNHIKNINIKNKIHNIEMLLNNFKNCQLNKNINSHNNVQEIKKKQYSYLLHIILSDLLEKYDSNLEILKNYLYQLFKENIQRIKINSDILSQFKKQINHIDQLFDYYNSKIFLLPFNKNYQAQQKSYYIYYYYKIKLLQLLNQTANEIINYYISKGLYVKNYSFNAFSFSKKYTIFNYIISYIFNIIKNKVNINFNYLSPNAFGFSSYKDDISLSPKKDIMITTSEMDQVQKKNIPRSTYTKTMLMMDKDRN, via the exons atgttctgctcttttctttttttattcttcACCTTTATTGTCATACACAATAAGGATATATCAATAGTATACTCGAAAgtaaatttaaataaaaatatttatcatcCAAAAAAAGATTTATATTTCCACATATATAGTGTGgttgataataataatgttaatttaaaaaataaaaatgaatataacagcaaaataaaagatagaattaaaatatatgaacaggtacataataataaatgtaagaaaatatatttcttgccattaatatattcaaatagtaataataaagatgTTTATATAGAAGAGCAGAAAGATAAAAAcagtgataataataataataataataataaaaaggatgatattaattataatgagaaaaaaaaaataataaatgacACACCTacacaaaatataaaaaatggaaaagATAAACATATGACAAATGATacaaatgataatgataaaaattacTCAAATAACTTTgaatatatagaaaataatttattaaaattaaaaaacaATCTAGAAGTATTCAGTTCTTATATTAACAATTCAGATGTTATTATTGTTCCTTTAAATTATCatgatattttaaataaacaCTTGATTGATATTATACCTTTcaacaatataataaattcattggattttttatttctcattaataaaaattattacaataaatctaatataaacataaatataaacataaataataataataataataatattcataataataatattcataataataatattcataatagtaatagtagttgtagtaataatttttgtcctccttataataatatttataatataatatttttcatttataattataatgatcATGATCAAGACAAACATTTAAATGACTCTTCTTATAACTCCTCTTTcttttcaaataaaaagaataatatcATATCTAAAGAAAAATCACAAATCGTTCATGTAATTCAgaaatttataaaagaccattataatttaaaagatcaaaatattcatgaaaaatatttaaatgtgAACTTTCTTTTTACTAATGACAATATTCTAGATATCAATAAAATTGATAAAGATATCGATGAAAACAAAATGTTATActatcaaaaaaaaaataatatattagaCAAACAAACAAATTATATCAACACAACTAATACTACAAATAAACAAGAAAATCagaatttaataaaatatgaacataaaaataatgatacattttttaaaaaatataaaccagatacaataaaaaatttaacaaatgaaaattattttatttataatttccTATCAAGCTATAaattagatatattaaaagaatatatatatattgctaaagatataaacataccaaacaataatattttaaatcatataaaaaatattaatataaaaaataaaattcataatatagaaatgttattaaataattttaaaaattgtcaattaaataaaaatattaattcacataataatgtacaagaaattaaaaaaaaacaatattcatatcttttacatattattcTATCAGACttattagaaaaatatgattCTAATCTAGAAATTcttaaaaattatttataccAATTATTCaaagaaaatatacaaaGAATTAAAATCAATTCAGATATTCTTTCCCaatttaaaaaacaaattaatCATATTGATCAACTCTTCGATTATTATAATTCCAAAATTTTTCTATTACCTTTcaataaaaattatcaaGCACAACAAAAATCATactatatttattattattataaaatcaAACTATTGCAATTATTAAATCAAACAGCTAACGAAATTAtcaattattatatatcaaaaGGATTATATGTCaaaaattattcttttaatgCATTCTCTTTctcaaaaaaatatacaatcttcaattatataatctcatacatttttaatatcataaaaaataaagtcaatattaattttaattacTTATCTCCAAACGCTTTCGGATTTTCTTCCTACAA GGATGATATATCATTATCACCAAAAAAAGATATCATGATAACAACTAGCGAAATGGATCAAGTGCAAAAAAA AAATATCCCTCGTAGTACCTACACCAAAACGATGCTCATGATGGATAAGGACAGAAATTAG
- a CDS encoding putative exonuclease, whose amino-acid sequence MIVFISVWVLCLINVMAYCISLNKYKFIKSYNLYNKRKRQQNVLYGIPRMYKWLTSYYPTVREELINNEKQKSVDIFYIDMNGVIHHCTHANKEKLPIYDEHELFSNILQYLKNLFYLIKPKKLIYIGVDGVSPKAKMNQQRKRRFLSIFKINDNDNDNTSHLFNPNCITTGTDFMYKINLSLNKWFKILKKKKVFEFDVIFSGSDVAGEGEHKILKYIRENCKRDSNFKNYNHCIYGLDADLIMLSLVTHLNNIFILRDKFKISNDLQNNMLENIERTQNTFINDEYNSSNEDQNDNINYNEEGENTQLHEKSKTNESVVNEENNIENGNNDEINNSEDMNNILGAYKIPFLPKVHKYTKEYYINYESLNSNDFEILDIYKLRNSIKTQIATYINKLKKEKNIVFSISRVVDDIVFLSFLVGNDFLPHIPNIDINEGSMNEILNSYIFYIYKYSNYITYKDKVHIERLKIILKILSAQEFEYFKKRGINENISEFTDEQKYKKYYYLHKFGLEDPKEIQNIVKKYIEGLFWNLHYYHFGCASWYWEYPYHYAPLCSDLLSFEKSDFFFEKGKPYSAFTHLISVLPQKDKNLLPDAYKNIYVEDEVKSFFPENVKIDPNGKKETWEYIVHLPFINCNMINKIITEKSKTISKLKYKLRELNGREHRY is encoded by the exons ATGattgtttttatatcaGTATGGGTATTGTGTTTAATAAATGTTATGGCATATTGTATTAGtttgaataaatataaatttataaaatcatataatttatataataaaaggaAACGTCAAcaaaatgtattatatgGAATTCCTAGGATGTATAAATGGCTAACTTCTTATTACCCAACAGTGAGAGaagaattaataaataatgagAAACAAAAATCAgttgatatattttatattgaTATGAATGGTGTTATACATCATTGTACTCATGCCAATAAAGAGAAGTTACCTATATATGATGAACatgaattattttcaaatattttacaatatttaaaaaatttattttatttgataaaaCCAAAGAAACTGATATATATAGGTGTAGATGGAGTGTCACCAAAGGCAAAAATGAATCAACAAAGAAAGAGGAGATTTCTTAGTATATTCaaaattaatgataatgataatgataatacGTCTCATTTGTTTAACCCTAATTGTATAACAACTGGAACAGattttatgtataaaattaatttgtcattaaataaatggttcaaaattttgaagaaaaaaaaagttttCGAATTTGATGTTATTTTTTCTGGTTCGGACGTAGCTGGCGAGGGAGAACACAAAATTTTGAAATACATAAGAGAG AACTGTAAGAGAGATAGTAACTTTAAAAATTACAATCATTGTATATACGGACTGGATGCAGATCTCATTATGCTGTCGCTTGTTACCCACCTgaacaatatttttattttgagagataaatttaaaataagtaatgatttacaaaataatatgttagAAAATATCGAAAGAACACAAAACACTTTTATTaatgatgaatataattCTTCTAATGAAGATCAAAATGATAACATAAATTATAACGAGGAAGGAGAAAACACGCAACTGCATGAAAAAAGTAAAACAAACGAATCTGTTgtaaatgaagaaaataatattgagAATGGAAATAATGATGAGATAAATAATTCGGAAGATATGAACAATATTTTAGGTGCATATAAAATTCCGTTTCTTCCAAAGGttcataaatatacaaaagaatattatataaattatgaaaGCTTAAATAGTAACGACTTTGAAATATTagacatatataaattgaGGAATTCTATTAAGACACAAATAgctacatatataaataaattaaaaaaagaaaaaaatatcgTCTTCAGTATAAGCAGAGTAGTTGATGatattgtatttttatcttttctGGTTGGCAATGATTTCCTTCCCCACATACCAAACATTGATATTAATGAAGGATCTATGAACGAAATATTGAATTcatatatcttttatatctataaatattcgaattatataacatataagGATAAAGTACATATAGAACGActaaaaattattttaaaaattttaagTGCTCAAGaatttgaatattttaagaaaaggggaattaatgaaaatattagTGAATTTACGGATGAAcagaaatataaaaaatattattatctcCATAAGTTTGGTCTCGAAGATCCAAAGgaaatacaaaatattgtaaaaaaatatatagaagGATTATTTTGGAATTTACATTACTATCATTTTGGATGTGCCAGTTGGTATTG GGAATATCCATATCACTATGCTCCTCTGTGTAGCGATTTGTTAAGTTTTGAGAAATCGGATTTCTTTTTTGAAaag GGTAAGCCCTATTCAGCATTTACACATTTGATAAGTGTGCTACCTCAGAAGGATAAGAATTTGCTTCCGGATGCATACAA aaatatttatgtggAAGATGAAGTAAAGTCATTTTTCCCTGAAAACGTAAAAATTGATCCAAATGGAAAAAA agAAACGTGGGAATATATTGTTCACTTGCCTTTCATAAACTGCAATATgattaataaaataataacagAAAAAAGTAAAACGATCTCCAAGTTGAAATACAAATTAAG GGAATTGAATGGAAGAGAACACagatattaa
- a CDS encoding hypothetical protein (conserved Plasmodium protein, unknown function) has product MKSSSKDLCKYFCRKCQNFIYYNEACELIYKKIYPDYYKVYYNKYEFDKKTEGKKEVNQKQYDNLYRQLYNNGLCGVNKQRNDFLNKDNINNILLFLNKGSIQCNKCNNIHMWYMK; this is encoded by the coding sequence atgaaatcATCAAGTAAAGATTTgtgtaaatatttttgtagAAAATGTCAGaactttatatattataatgaagcatgtgaattaatatataagaaaatatatccagattattataaagtatattataataaatatgaatttGACAAGAAAACCGAAGGAAAGAAAGAAGTTAATCAGAAACAGtatgataatttatatagacagttatataataatggTTTATGTGGAGTTAATAAACAAAGGAatgattttttaaataaagataatataaataatattcttctttttcttaATAAAGGGAGTATTCAGTGtaataaatgtaataatatacatatgtgGTATATGAAATGa